TTTCTCAACAACCGCCGCGCCACCACACATTGGGCACTACTGGACAAACTGGCACGCGAATTCCCGCTGGTGAAAATCGATCGCGAATCGCAAATCAGCGAAGACGACGGTATCTTCACATCCTGCGATGTCGGCATGGCTGCCGATCTCGCATTGCGCCTGCTGGAAAACGATCTCGGTCCGGCAGTTGCGCAACGTGTCGCACAAAGCCTTGTGGTGTGCCAGCGCCGACGCGACAATCCGCCGGCCAAGCACGCCACGCGCTCGGCCGACCCCGCCAAGAGCAGCAAGATCCACAAGGCGTCGCTATGGTTTGTCGAGCATCTTGCCGAATCAATCAGCGTCGTCGATGCAGCAAATCATGTCTCCATGAGCGAACGCAATTTTGTCCGGCAGTTCAAGCGCGAAACCGGCCAGACGCCGCACGATTTCCTGCTGAACCTGCGCCTGGAAGCGGTGCGTCAGCAACTGACCGAGACCGACCTGCCGGTCGACAAAATTGCGCGCCGCTGCGGCCTGTTCAGCGGCGAGCATGTCGCCAAACTATTCCGCAAACACATGTGGACTTCTCCGACGGAGTATCGCAAAGGCATACGGTCCTCCTGAAAACAATGCCAAGCACCGGTGGACACTCCGATGAATACCCCCATCGCGATAGCGCCCCGCCAAGTGCGCTTTACTCTCAAGCCCCTGCCGATCACGCTTCTGGCAACGGTCTTTGTCGTGCTGGTCTGCACATCCCTGATGATGATCGAAATATGGCGCAGCTGGAACGCACGCAGCCTGCAGTTGCACGAAACCGAAATCGCCACCTCCAACCTCGCCCGCGCCCTGTCTCACATGCCGATGACACGCTCAAGGAAGCCGATACGGTATTGGTCGGCGTGGTTGAGCGGCTGGAAATGGAAGGCACGGGCAATGTCGCGCTGGAGCGCTTGCATCGATTGCTGGTCCAGCATATCGGCGAACTACCGCAGCTAAATGACTTGTCGATTTACGACGAAACGGGGCTATGGCTGGCCAACGCAAAGAACGGACCTCTTCCTTACCTCAACAACTCGGATCGCCAATACTTCATCCATCACCTTGGCTCAACCGACCGAGGTCCTTTCATCGGACGCCCGTGCGCAGCCGTTATGATGGTGATTGGATCGTCACGGTATCGCGCCGCTTCAATCATCCGGACGGTAGTTTTGCCGGACTCGCACTAGCAACCATCAACATCAGCTATTTCAAGAATTATTACGACAGTTTCGACATCGGCCGCGCAGGCTCGATTATTCTAAGCCTCAACGACGGCACCATGCTGGTCCGACGCCCGATGAGCGACGACACCATCGGCAAGAACCTGGCGAATTATCCGATCTATCGCGACTACGCCGCCAAGAATGCCGAAGGTACGGCGATCGTCGCTTCTGGCCAGGACGGCGTGGAGCGCTTGATTGCGTATCGCCACCTGCAGGAATATCCGCTGTTTGTCACAGTGGCGCGCTCAAAGGATGAAGTACTGAGTGGCTGGCTCGCCGATTCTTATCTGCATCTATTCGGCGCCTTGCTGCTGACGATTGCCCTCGGCCTGCTGGGCTGGCGGCTGATCCATCAAATCCGGCTACGACTTCTGGCCGAAGCCGATTTGCTGCAGGTCCAGGCCTCGCTGAAAACCCTTAACCAGCATCTGGAGCAACTGGCGCTGCAGGACAGCCTGACCGGGCTCGCGAACCGTCGCCAATTCGACAGCGCGCTGCGCGACGAATTCAGCCGCGCCATGCGCACGGAGAATCCGCTGGCGCTGGTCATGATTGATGTGGATTGCTTCAAGCAATATAACGACCTCTACGGCCATCCTGCCGGCGATGAATGCCTGCGGCGCATCAGTGATGTCGTCAAGGCCAGCAAAAAGCGTCCCGGAGACCTGGCAACACGCTACGGTGGCGAAGAATTGGCGGTCTTGCTGCCGGATACCAACCTGGCAGGCGCCATCGCTGTCGCTGAGAAAATCCGACTGGCAATCTATAACCTGCATATCGAACATCCGCACGGCCGGCAGGAGTGGTAACGATCAGTGCTGGGGTCGATGCCTTCGTCCCTGTGAGAGATGGCAATATTCCATTCGAACTGGTACAGGCGGCCGACAAAGCCTTGTACGCGGCAAAATCCGCCGGACGCAATCGAGTATGCTCCAATGCCGATTTACATTAGGAATCACGCCCGTCCGCGCCGCCCCGTTCATAGACCAATGCGCCAACGGCGATCAAGCGGTACAGTTCCTGCTCGGTGAGTTTGTACGACAGCGCTGCAATTTCGCGCGCCAGCATCCCGATCAGCAAATCATTTCCAGGCACCTGCGCCTGTGGGCTTGCGCATGCAATCAAATCGACTATCTGTTCCGCTCTCATGATCCCACCTCGGAAAAATTAACTGTAAGACCTCAGCCAGTGCATCGCAGGAAACGTAATACCTTATTGCCGTTTCCAGG
This DNA window, taken from Collimonas arenae, encodes the following:
- a CDS encoding GlxA family transcriptional regulator; translated protein: MDIECVKTLEVIDDSSSIRHIGIIVFEGVVLADVVGAADVFGIGDKLISTVFPGTTRYAVSVLSISGGMIMSSASVQIMTSPLASFDEHQFDTLLIASGTGNFDAYRDPDLIAWLQRMRSSVRRIAAICTGVFVIGAAGFLNNRRATTHWALLDKLAREFPLVKIDRESQISEDDGIFTSCDVGMAADLALRLLENDLGPAVAQRVAQSLVVCQRRRDNPPAKHATRSADPAKSSKIHKASLWFVEHLAESISVVDAANHVSMSERNFVRQFKRETGQTPHDFLLNLRLEAVRQQLTETDLPVDKIARRCGLFSGEHVAKLFRKHMWTSPTEYRKGIRSS